One Gadus morhua chromosome 13, gadMor3.0, whole genome shotgun sequence genomic window carries:
- the r3hdm2 gene encoding R3H domain-containing protein 2 isoform X1, whose translation MSVSLATDIQQQGESGPLTEPCSRGMGSPQPQATMDGTGEGLEPDDGSLHDAQRRAPNHSHSRKRPKSNAKLKLVRSLAVCEESSGPFSSDGLPESDIIQLHISCPSDKEEEKSSKEEYENEEKDKKDKTPRKMLSRDSSQEYTDSTGIDVHEFLVNTLKNNPRDRMMLLKLEQDILEFINDDNNQYKKFPQMTSYHRMLLHRVAAYFGMDHNVDQTGKAVIINKTGNTRIPEQRFSEHIKDERNIDFQKKFILKRDDASMDKDDNQIRVPLQDGRRSKSIEEREEEYQRVRDRIFAREVSFSLQSSQNGYINDNRLSTEGYSSQKRRQIFRGNRESSSRASSSRQSSTDSDMKCLEPRPWSSTDSDSSNRTLRPPVTKASSFSGISILTRGDSLGSNKSSQGSCRGSRSGLPLVSPDLCPPSQVPQSSRSLLPCPPQPQQPHAQPPPQTALLPTPQQHPMGNHMMAQPVTSMQPSQSVSYSSPTCPQVLLPVSPPQQYTMGEELAPQFSQMTLSRQGSSENPEAPPMYQTAPPTAVLAQHPPPQTSYIMATAGPAMAPPSGYQPATGHPHPPPPPPPPSQPVMQAPPPPQGYMQPPPPQQIQVSYYPPGQYPGTGQQYRVPQPIAHQVSYPAQRAQPMPQPAQQSGLQTMMPSQQPSYQGMMGVQQPQNPGLINSQRAGMGGQMQSMMVQYQQMPSYQMESGLPACVQVSVGNESQQVQQQYQQQVMVPVSQSVQGPMPVYYSVITPTQQTSTSPSVGYLQPPSTEQYQITQSPSPCNPQQIQQQYSGVPAPGPGVMVMQLSVPNGPQPTQNPPLVQWNPCKYYSIEQRPSKPGELYKPENPQQAGTQLANSPLASPTQSPAPSPSGSVNSVCPGLGPLPLISQFSRPGGPAQGDGRYSLLGQPLQYSLCPPPLMHGQPSYNSHQGQGAMKHGARGKKQTLKSQSTDLGTTDVVVSRVLEVTDLPEGISRPEAQKLFNQLSLCGARIQWLKDPQGGRGGAGDNGSHPHHHHHHPHPHPQQQHHHHDPAHLYTVVAVFPSTMAAQSASFKLNNSGGGLFKLRAAKKNYDLRVLERASSQ comes from the exons ATGTCAGTAAGCCTGGCAACGGACATTCAGCAGCAGGGAGAGAGTGGGCCGCTCACCGAGCCCTGTAGCCGAGGCATGGGCTCCCCCCAACCTCAGGCCACCATGGATGGGACCGGGGAGGGCCTGGAGCCCGACGACGGCTCCCTGCACGATGCACAG AGACGGGCGCCTAACCACAGCCATAGCAGGAAAAGGCCTAAG TCCAATGCCAAGCTGAAGCTGGTACGGAGTCTGGCGGTGTGTGAAGAGTCCTCGGGTCCATTTTCTAGCGATGGACTTCCAGAATCG GATATCATTCAGCTGCACATCAGCTGTCCGTCCgacaaggaagaggagaagtCCTCCAAGGAGGAGTATGAAAACGAAGAGAAGGATAAAAAGGACAAAACGCCACGCAAAATGTTGTCCCGCG ACTCCAGTCAAGAATACACAGACTCCACTGGCATCGATGTCCATGAGTTTCTGGTCAACACACTGAAAAACAATCCCAG ggATCGAATGATGCTGCTCAAACTAGAACAAGATATCCTGGAGTTTATAAATGATGACAA TAACCAGTATAAGAAGTTTCCCCAGATGACCTCTTACCACCGCATGCTGCTGCACCGGGTGGCCGCATACTTTGGCATGGACCACAATGTGGACCAGACGGGCAAGGCTGTCATCATTAACAAGACGGGCAACACGCGCAT CCCAGAGCAAAGGTTTTCTGAGCACATTAAGGATGAGCGCAACATTGACTTCCAGAAAAAGTTCATCCTGAAGAGAGATGACGCTAGTATGGACAAGGACGATAATCAG ATCCGTGTTCCGCTGCAGGACGGGAGGCGCAGTAAGTCCATCGAGGAGCGTGAGGAGGAGTATCAGCGGGTACGAGACCGGATCTTTGCCCGAGAA GTGTCTTTTTCTTTACAGTCCTCTCAAAATGGCTACATCAACGACAACAG ACTTTCCACTGAGGGCTACTCCTCTCAAAAGAGGAGGCAGATCTTTAG GGGGAACCGTGAGAGCTCGAGCCGGGCGTCCAGTAGCCGTCAGAGCAGCACGGACAGTGACATGAAGTGCCTGGAGCCGCGGCCCTGGAGCAGCACCGACTCGGACAGCTCCAACCGCACGCTGCGGCCGCCCGTCACCAAGGCCAGCAGCTTCTCGGGCATCTCCATCCTCACCCGCGGAGACAGCCTGGGCAGCAACAAGAGCTCCCAGGGCAGCTGCCGGGGCTCGCGTTCGG GCCTGCCCCTGGTGAGTCCGGACCTGTGTCCCCCAAGCCAAGTTCCCCAGTCCAGCCGCAGCCTGCTCCCCTGCCCGCCACAGCCCCAGCAGCCTCACGCCCAGCCCCCACCACAGACCGCCCTGCTCCCCACCCCACAGCAGCACCCCATGGGGAACCATATGATGGCCCAG ccaGTGACGTCAATGCAGCCCTCCCAGTCCGTCTCCTACTCCAGCCCAACCTGTCCCCAGGTCCTCCTGCCCGTCTCTCCTCCCCAGCAGTACACCATG GGAGAGGAGCTGGCCCCCCAGTTCAGCCAGATGACCCTGAGTCGGCAGGGCTCCAGCGAGAACCCAGAGGCTCCACCCATGTATCAGACGGCCCCGCCCACCGCCGTGCTCGCCCAGCACCCGCCCCCCCAGACCAGCTACATCATGGCCACCGCCGGGCCGGCCATGGCCCCGCCGTCGGGCTACCAGCCCGCCACGGGGCACCCACAcccgccgcccccgcctcctccaccctcccagccCGTCatgcaggccccgcccccaccgcaGGGCTACATGCAGCCCCCTCCGCCCCAGCAG ATCCAGGTGTCCTACTACCCTCCCGGTCAGTACCCCGGCACGGGCCAGCAGTACCGCGTACCCCAGCCCATAGCCCACCAGGTGTCCTACCCTGCGCAGCGAGCACAGCCCATGCCGCAGCCTGCACAGCAGTCGG GGCTCCAGACCATGATGCCCAGCCAGCAGCCTAGCTACCAGGGCATGATGGGAGTCCAGCAGCCCCAGAACCCAGGCCTCATCAACTCCCAGAGGGCCGGCATGGGGGGACAAATGCAGAGCATGATGGTCCAGTACCAGCAGATGCCCTCGTATCAG ATGGAGTCGGGTCTCCCTGCCTGCGTCCAGGTGTCCGTGGGGAATGAGTCCCAGCAGGTGCAGCAGCAGTACCAGCAGCAGGTCATGGTGCCCGTCAGCCAGTCTGTCCAGGGGCCCATGCCTGTCTACTACAGCGTTATCACCCCTACACAGCAGACCAGCACAAG TCCATCAGTAGGCTACCTGCAGCCCCCCAGCACGGAGCAGTACCAGATCACCCAGTCCCCGTCCCCATGCAACCCACAGCAGATCCAGCAGCAATAttcag GAGTGCCAGCCCCCGGTCCGGGGGTGATGGTCATGCAGCTCAGTGTCCCCAATGGACCGCAGCCTACCCAGAATCCTCCTCTGGTCCAGTGGAATCCGTGCAAGTACTACAGCATAGAGCAGAGGCCCAGCAAGCCAGGGGAGCTCTACAAGCCTGAGAACCCTCAACAG GCCGGTACTCAGCTGGCCAACAGCCCCCTGGCCTCCCCCACCCAGTCGCCCGCCCCGTCCCCCTCCGGCAGCGTGAACAGTGTGTGCCCTGGCCTGGGACCCCTGCCTCTCATCTCCCAGTTCTCTCGGCCCGGAGGACCAGCACAAG GGGACGGACGCTATTCCCTGCTGGGCCAGCCCCTGCAGTAcagcctctgtccccctccGCTCATGCACGGACAGCCCTCCTACAACTCCCATCAG GGCCAAGGAGCCATGAAACACGGAGCGAGAGGGAAGAAACAGACGCTGAAGTCTCAATCAACAGATCTTGGCACCACAGATGTCG TGGTCAGCCGCGTGCTGGAGGTGACCGACCTCCCCGAGGGGATCTCACGCCCCGAGGCCCAGAAGCTCTTCAACCAGCTCTCGCTGTGCGGCGCTAGGATCCAGTGGCTTAAGGACCCCCAggggggccgtgggggggcaggggacaACGGcagccacccccaccaccaccaccaccacccccaccctcacccccagcagcagcaccaccaccatgacccgGCCCACCTGTAcacggtggtggcggtgttccCCAGCACCATGGCCGCACAGAGCGCTTCCTTCAAACTCAACAACAGCGGCGGCGGCCTCTTCAAGCTGCGCGCCGCCAAAAAGAACTACGACCTCCGCGTTCTGGAGAGGGCCAGCTCCcagtga
- the r3hdm2 gene encoding R3H domain-containing protein 2 isoform X4, translating into MSVSLATDIQQQGESGPLTEPCSRGMGSPQPQATMDGTGEGLEPDDGSLHDAQRRAPNHSHSRKRPKSNAKLKLVRSLAVCEESSGPFSSDGLPESDIIQLHISCPSDKEEEKSSKEEYENEEKDKKDKTPRKMLSRDSSQEYTDSTGIDVHEFLVNTLKNNPRDRMMLLKLEQDILEFINDDNNQYKKFPQMTSYHRMLLHRVAAYFGMDHNVDQTGKAVIINKTGNTRIPEQRFSEHIKDERNIDFQKKFILKRDDASMDKDDNQIRVPLQDGRRSKSIEEREEEYQRVRDRIFARESSQNGYINDNRGNRESSSRASSSRQSSTDSDMKCLEPRPWSSTDSDSSNRTLRPPVTKASSFSGISILTRGDSLGSNKSSQGSCRGSRSGLPLVSPDLCPPSQVPQSSRSLLPCPPQPQQPHAQPPPQTALLPTPQQHPMGNHMMAQPVTSMQPSQSVSYSSPTCPQVLLPVSPPQQYTMGEELAPQFSQMTLSRQGSSENPEAPPMYQTAPPTAVLAQHPPPQTSYIMATAGPAMAPPSGYQPATGHPHPPPPPPPPSQPVMQAPPPPQGYMQPPPPQQIQVSYYPPGQYPGTGQQYRVPQPIAHQVSYPAQRAQPMPQPAQQSGLQTMMPSQQPSYQGMMGVQQPQNPGLINSQRAGMGGQMQSMMVQYQQMPSYQMESGLPACVQVSVGNESQQVQQQYQQQVMVPVSQSVQGPMPVYYSVITPTQQTSTSPSVGYLQPPSTEQYQITQSPSPCNPQQIQQQYSGVPAPGPGVMVMQLSVPNGPQPTQNPPLVQWNPCKYYSIEQRPSKPGELYKPENPQQAGTQLANSPLASPTQSPAPSPSGSVNSVCPGLGPLPLISQFSRPGGPAQGDGRYSLLGQPLQYSLCPPPLMHGQPSYNSHQGQGAMKHGARGKKQTLKSQSTDLGTTDVVVSRVLEVTDLPEGISRPEAQKLFNQLSLCGARIQWLKDPQGGRGGAGDNGSHPHHHHHHPHPHPQQQHHHHDPAHLYTVVAVFPSTMAAQSASFKLNNSGGGLFKLRAAKKNYDLRVLERASSQ; encoded by the exons ATGTCAGTAAGCCTGGCAACGGACATTCAGCAGCAGGGAGAGAGTGGGCCGCTCACCGAGCCCTGTAGCCGAGGCATGGGCTCCCCCCAACCTCAGGCCACCATGGATGGGACCGGGGAGGGCCTGGAGCCCGACGACGGCTCCCTGCACGATGCACAG AGACGGGCGCCTAACCACAGCCATAGCAGGAAAAGGCCTAAG TCCAATGCCAAGCTGAAGCTGGTACGGAGTCTGGCGGTGTGTGAAGAGTCCTCGGGTCCATTTTCTAGCGATGGACTTCCAGAATCG GATATCATTCAGCTGCACATCAGCTGTCCGTCCgacaaggaagaggagaagtCCTCCAAGGAGGAGTATGAAAACGAAGAGAAGGATAAAAAGGACAAAACGCCACGCAAAATGTTGTCCCGCG ACTCCAGTCAAGAATACACAGACTCCACTGGCATCGATGTCCATGAGTTTCTGGTCAACACACTGAAAAACAATCCCAG ggATCGAATGATGCTGCTCAAACTAGAACAAGATATCCTGGAGTTTATAAATGATGACAA TAACCAGTATAAGAAGTTTCCCCAGATGACCTCTTACCACCGCATGCTGCTGCACCGGGTGGCCGCATACTTTGGCATGGACCACAATGTGGACCAGACGGGCAAGGCTGTCATCATTAACAAGACGGGCAACACGCGCAT CCCAGAGCAAAGGTTTTCTGAGCACATTAAGGATGAGCGCAACATTGACTTCCAGAAAAAGTTCATCCTGAAGAGAGATGACGCTAGTATGGACAAGGACGATAATCAG ATCCGTGTTCCGCTGCAGGACGGGAGGCGCAGTAAGTCCATCGAGGAGCGTGAGGAGGAGTATCAGCGGGTACGAGACCGGATCTTTGCCCGAGAA TCCTCTCAAAATGGCTACATCAACGACAACAG GGGGAACCGTGAGAGCTCGAGCCGGGCGTCCAGTAGCCGTCAGAGCAGCACGGACAGTGACATGAAGTGCCTGGAGCCGCGGCCCTGGAGCAGCACCGACTCGGACAGCTCCAACCGCACGCTGCGGCCGCCCGTCACCAAGGCCAGCAGCTTCTCGGGCATCTCCATCCTCACCCGCGGAGACAGCCTGGGCAGCAACAAGAGCTCCCAGGGCAGCTGCCGGGGCTCGCGTTCGG GCCTGCCCCTGGTGAGTCCGGACCTGTGTCCCCCAAGCCAAGTTCCCCAGTCCAGCCGCAGCCTGCTCCCCTGCCCGCCACAGCCCCAGCAGCCTCACGCCCAGCCCCCACCACAGACCGCCCTGCTCCCCACCCCACAGCAGCACCCCATGGGGAACCATATGATGGCCCAG ccaGTGACGTCAATGCAGCCCTCCCAGTCCGTCTCCTACTCCAGCCCAACCTGTCCCCAGGTCCTCCTGCCCGTCTCTCCTCCCCAGCAGTACACCATG GGAGAGGAGCTGGCCCCCCAGTTCAGCCAGATGACCCTGAGTCGGCAGGGCTCCAGCGAGAACCCAGAGGCTCCACCCATGTATCAGACGGCCCCGCCCACCGCCGTGCTCGCCCAGCACCCGCCCCCCCAGACCAGCTACATCATGGCCACCGCCGGGCCGGCCATGGCCCCGCCGTCGGGCTACCAGCCCGCCACGGGGCACCCACAcccgccgcccccgcctcctccaccctcccagccCGTCatgcaggccccgcccccaccgcaGGGCTACATGCAGCCCCCTCCGCCCCAGCAG ATCCAGGTGTCCTACTACCCTCCCGGTCAGTACCCCGGCACGGGCCAGCAGTACCGCGTACCCCAGCCCATAGCCCACCAGGTGTCCTACCCTGCGCAGCGAGCACAGCCCATGCCGCAGCCTGCACAGCAGTCGG GGCTCCAGACCATGATGCCCAGCCAGCAGCCTAGCTACCAGGGCATGATGGGAGTCCAGCAGCCCCAGAACCCAGGCCTCATCAACTCCCAGAGGGCCGGCATGGGGGGACAAATGCAGAGCATGATGGTCCAGTACCAGCAGATGCCCTCGTATCAG ATGGAGTCGGGTCTCCCTGCCTGCGTCCAGGTGTCCGTGGGGAATGAGTCCCAGCAGGTGCAGCAGCAGTACCAGCAGCAGGTCATGGTGCCCGTCAGCCAGTCTGTCCAGGGGCCCATGCCTGTCTACTACAGCGTTATCACCCCTACACAGCAGACCAGCACAAG TCCATCAGTAGGCTACCTGCAGCCCCCCAGCACGGAGCAGTACCAGATCACCCAGTCCCCGTCCCCATGCAACCCACAGCAGATCCAGCAGCAATAttcag GAGTGCCAGCCCCCGGTCCGGGGGTGATGGTCATGCAGCTCAGTGTCCCCAATGGACCGCAGCCTACCCAGAATCCTCCTCTGGTCCAGTGGAATCCGTGCAAGTACTACAGCATAGAGCAGAGGCCCAGCAAGCCAGGGGAGCTCTACAAGCCTGAGAACCCTCAACAG GCCGGTACTCAGCTGGCCAACAGCCCCCTGGCCTCCCCCACCCAGTCGCCCGCCCCGTCCCCCTCCGGCAGCGTGAACAGTGTGTGCCCTGGCCTGGGACCCCTGCCTCTCATCTCCCAGTTCTCTCGGCCCGGAGGACCAGCACAAG GGGACGGACGCTATTCCCTGCTGGGCCAGCCCCTGCAGTAcagcctctgtccccctccGCTCATGCACGGACAGCCCTCCTACAACTCCCATCAG GGCCAAGGAGCCATGAAACACGGAGCGAGAGGGAAGAAACAGACGCTGAAGTCTCAATCAACAGATCTTGGCACCACAGATGTCG TGGTCAGCCGCGTGCTGGAGGTGACCGACCTCCCCGAGGGGATCTCACGCCCCGAGGCCCAGAAGCTCTTCAACCAGCTCTCGCTGTGCGGCGCTAGGATCCAGTGGCTTAAGGACCCCCAggggggccgtgggggggcaggggacaACGGcagccacccccaccaccaccaccaccacccccaccctcacccccagcagcagcaccaccaccatgacccgGCCCACCTGTAcacggtggtggcggtgttccCCAGCACCATGGCCGCACAGAGCGCTTCCTTCAAACTCAACAACAGCGGCGGCGGCCTCTTCAAGCTGCGCGCCGCCAAAAAGAACTACGACCTCCGCGTTCTGGAGAGGGCCAGCTCCcagtga
- the r3hdm2 gene encoding R3H domain-containing protein 2 isoform X3, with protein MSVSLATDIQQQGESGPLTEPCSRGMGSPQPQATMDGTGEGLEPDDGSLHDAQRRAPNHSHSRKRPKSNAKLKLVRSLAVCEESSGPFSSDGLPESDIIQLHISCPSDKEEEKSSKEEYENEEKDKKDKTPRKMLSRDSSQEYTDSTGIDVHEFLVNTLKNNPRDRMMLLKLEQDILEFINDDNNQYKKFPQMTSYHRMLLHRVAAYFGMDHNVDQTGKAVIINKTGNTRIPEQRFSEHIKDERNIDFQKKFILKRDDASMDKDDNQIRVPLQDGRRSKSIEEREEEYQRVRDRIFAREVSFSLQSSQNGYINDNRGNRESSSRASSSRQSSTDSDMKCLEPRPWSSTDSDSSNRTLRPPVTKASSFSGISILTRGDSLGSNKSSQGSCRGSRSGLPLVSPDLCPPSQVPQSSRSLLPCPPQPQQPHAQPPPQTALLPTPQQHPMGNHMMAQPVTSMQPSQSVSYSSPTCPQVLLPVSPPQQYTMGEELAPQFSQMTLSRQGSSENPEAPPMYQTAPPTAVLAQHPPPQTSYIMATAGPAMAPPSGYQPATGHPHPPPPPPPPSQPVMQAPPPPQGYMQPPPPQQIQVSYYPPGQYPGTGQQYRVPQPIAHQVSYPAQRAQPMPQPAQQSGLQTMMPSQQPSYQGMMGVQQPQNPGLINSQRAGMGGQMQSMMVQYQQMPSYQMESGLPACVQVSVGNESQQVQQQYQQQVMVPVSQSVQGPMPVYYSVITPTQQTSTSPSVGYLQPPSTEQYQITQSPSPCNPQQIQQQYSGVPAPGPGVMVMQLSVPNGPQPTQNPPLVQWNPCKYYSIEQRPSKPGELYKPENPQQAGTQLANSPLASPTQSPAPSPSGSVNSVCPGLGPLPLISQFSRPGGPAQGDGRYSLLGQPLQYSLCPPPLMHGQPSYNSHQGQGAMKHGARGKKQTLKSQSTDLGTTDVVVSRVLEVTDLPEGISRPEAQKLFNQLSLCGARIQWLKDPQGGRGGAGDNGSHPHHHHHHPHPHPQQQHHHHDPAHLYTVVAVFPSTMAAQSASFKLNNSGGGLFKLRAAKKNYDLRVLERASSQ; from the exons ATGTCAGTAAGCCTGGCAACGGACATTCAGCAGCAGGGAGAGAGTGGGCCGCTCACCGAGCCCTGTAGCCGAGGCATGGGCTCCCCCCAACCTCAGGCCACCATGGATGGGACCGGGGAGGGCCTGGAGCCCGACGACGGCTCCCTGCACGATGCACAG AGACGGGCGCCTAACCACAGCCATAGCAGGAAAAGGCCTAAG TCCAATGCCAAGCTGAAGCTGGTACGGAGTCTGGCGGTGTGTGAAGAGTCCTCGGGTCCATTTTCTAGCGATGGACTTCCAGAATCG GATATCATTCAGCTGCACATCAGCTGTCCGTCCgacaaggaagaggagaagtCCTCCAAGGAGGAGTATGAAAACGAAGAGAAGGATAAAAAGGACAAAACGCCACGCAAAATGTTGTCCCGCG ACTCCAGTCAAGAATACACAGACTCCACTGGCATCGATGTCCATGAGTTTCTGGTCAACACACTGAAAAACAATCCCAG ggATCGAATGATGCTGCTCAAACTAGAACAAGATATCCTGGAGTTTATAAATGATGACAA TAACCAGTATAAGAAGTTTCCCCAGATGACCTCTTACCACCGCATGCTGCTGCACCGGGTGGCCGCATACTTTGGCATGGACCACAATGTGGACCAGACGGGCAAGGCTGTCATCATTAACAAGACGGGCAACACGCGCAT CCCAGAGCAAAGGTTTTCTGAGCACATTAAGGATGAGCGCAACATTGACTTCCAGAAAAAGTTCATCCTGAAGAGAGATGACGCTAGTATGGACAAGGACGATAATCAG ATCCGTGTTCCGCTGCAGGACGGGAGGCGCAGTAAGTCCATCGAGGAGCGTGAGGAGGAGTATCAGCGGGTACGAGACCGGATCTTTGCCCGAGAA GTGTCTTTTTCTTTACAGTCCTCTCAAAATGGCTACATCAACGACAACAG GGGGAACCGTGAGAGCTCGAGCCGGGCGTCCAGTAGCCGTCAGAGCAGCACGGACAGTGACATGAAGTGCCTGGAGCCGCGGCCCTGGAGCAGCACCGACTCGGACAGCTCCAACCGCACGCTGCGGCCGCCCGTCACCAAGGCCAGCAGCTTCTCGGGCATCTCCATCCTCACCCGCGGAGACAGCCTGGGCAGCAACAAGAGCTCCCAGGGCAGCTGCCGGGGCTCGCGTTCGG GCCTGCCCCTGGTGAGTCCGGACCTGTGTCCCCCAAGCCAAGTTCCCCAGTCCAGCCGCAGCCTGCTCCCCTGCCCGCCACAGCCCCAGCAGCCTCACGCCCAGCCCCCACCACAGACCGCCCTGCTCCCCACCCCACAGCAGCACCCCATGGGGAACCATATGATGGCCCAG ccaGTGACGTCAATGCAGCCCTCCCAGTCCGTCTCCTACTCCAGCCCAACCTGTCCCCAGGTCCTCCTGCCCGTCTCTCCTCCCCAGCAGTACACCATG GGAGAGGAGCTGGCCCCCCAGTTCAGCCAGATGACCCTGAGTCGGCAGGGCTCCAGCGAGAACCCAGAGGCTCCACCCATGTATCAGACGGCCCCGCCCACCGCCGTGCTCGCCCAGCACCCGCCCCCCCAGACCAGCTACATCATGGCCACCGCCGGGCCGGCCATGGCCCCGCCGTCGGGCTACCAGCCCGCCACGGGGCACCCACAcccgccgcccccgcctcctccaccctcccagccCGTCatgcaggccccgcccccaccgcaGGGCTACATGCAGCCCCCTCCGCCCCAGCAG ATCCAGGTGTCCTACTACCCTCCCGGTCAGTACCCCGGCACGGGCCAGCAGTACCGCGTACCCCAGCCCATAGCCCACCAGGTGTCCTACCCTGCGCAGCGAGCACAGCCCATGCCGCAGCCTGCACAGCAGTCGG GGCTCCAGACCATGATGCCCAGCCAGCAGCCTAGCTACCAGGGCATGATGGGAGTCCAGCAGCCCCAGAACCCAGGCCTCATCAACTCCCAGAGGGCCGGCATGGGGGGACAAATGCAGAGCATGATGGTCCAGTACCAGCAGATGCCCTCGTATCAG ATGGAGTCGGGTCTCCCTGCCTGCGTCCAGGTGTCCGTGGGGAATGAGTCCCAGCAGGTGCAGCAGCAGTACCAGCAGCAGGTCATGGTGCCCGTCAGCCAGTCTGTCCAGGGGCCCATGCCTGTCTACTACAGCGTTATCACCCCTACACAGCAGACCAGCACAAG TCCATCAGTAGGCTACCTGCAGCCCCCCAGCACGGAGCAGTACCAGATCACCCAGTCCCCGTCCCCATGCAACCCACAGCAGATCCAGCAGCAATAttcag GAGTGCCAGCCCCCGGTCCGGGGGTGATGGTCATGCAGCTCAGTGTCCCCAATGGACCGCAGCCTACCCAGAATCCTCCTCTGGTCCAGTGGAATCCGTGCAAGTACTACAGCATAGAGCAGAGGCCCAGCAAGCCAGGGGAGCTCTACAAGCCTGAGAACCCTCAACAG GCCGGTACTCAGCTGGCCAACAGCCCCCTGGCCTCCCCCACCCAGTCGCCCGCCCCGTCCCCCTCCGGCAGCGTGAACAGTGTGTGCCCTGGCCTGGGACCCCTGCCTCTCATCTCCCAGTTCTCTCGGCCCGGAGGACCAGCACAAG GGGACGGACGCTATTCCCTGCTGGGCCAGCCCCTGCAGTAcagcctctgtccccctccGCTCATGCACGGACAGCCCTCCTACAACTCCCATCAG GGCCAAGGAGCCATGAAACACGGAGCGAGAGGGAAGAAACAGACGCTGAAGTCTCAATCAACAGATCTTGGCACCACAGATGTCG TGGTCAGCCGCGTGCTGGAGGTGACCGACCTCCCCGAGGGGATCTCACGCCCCGAGGCCCAGAAGCTCTTCAACCAGCTCTCGCTGTGCGGCGCTAGGATCCAGTGGCTTAAGGACCCCCAggggggccgtgggggggcaggggacaACGGcagccacccccaccaccaccaccaccacccccaccctcacccccagcagcagcaccaccaccatgacccgGCCCACCTGTAcacggtggtggcggtgttccCCAGCACCATGGCCGCACAGAGCGCTTCCTTCAAACTCAACAACAGCGGCGGCGGCCTCTTCAAGCTGCGCGCCGCCAAAAAGAACTACGACCTCCGCGTTCTGGAGAGGGCCAGCTCCcagtga